A DNA window from Impatiens glandulifera chromosome 7, dImpGla2.1, whole genome shotgun sequence contains the following coding sequences:
- the LOC124909782 gene encoding uncharacterized protein LOC124909782, which produces MMMVGEASSSSSGKRKVKVHDSGFTQLVLSWSVADILNEDLYKYQVMDIPESFHSIDQYFGSFIFPLLEDIRSKLYSCMDEIYKAPFAEVTSLKVSGPEENFTYNVKVSEWRKNGHGKELHKTMPGDLVFFSNCKPEYVSDLHRDGRTCTLASVISVTDDGDFIGNDSSNQFIVIASNEIDVKEAHHSLYLVFLTNLLTEKRIWNSLHKSCNAKIVKEAIRTSSALNQKMVFSYIQLLFSIICFYVFDFVIVIKQDVEDCKFCAPMMNSQLAAVCDDIHSSGLNQSQSDAIVSSILRTDCSHKPSIELIWGPPGTGKTKTISVFLFHLLHMKCRTLVCTPTNIAIKEIASRTLSLLKDSCEETFLLPLGGLLLFGNNDRLKVDGSLEDIYLDFRVKRLTECLGPMTGWRHCLNSTSDFLTDCVPQYEVYVDNELKQAKEESNRERTLSFLEFVRKRFTNTASSLKRCILTLFAHLPQNFINEHNKHDTRRLLHLIDQLEGHLFDDNVSPEELKKIFLLFKEISYDSDEAISLSQTMRKTASALKDIHGFLHKLELPNAMIEDSVKKFCLKWAYLIFSTASTSYKLHSLSLEPFKVLVIDEASQLKECESTIPLQFPGLMHAILVGDERQLPAMVTSKVSFVT; this is translated from the exons ATGATGATGGTGGGTGaggcttcttcttcttcctcaggGAAGAGAAAGGTAAAAGTTCATGACTCAGGTTTCACTCAGTTAGTCCTCTCCTGGTCTGTTGCCGACATTTTAAACGAGGATCTTTACAAATACCAG GTGATGGATATACCAGAGTCATTTCATTCAATAGATCAGTATTTTGGATCATTTATCTTCCCCTTACTGGAGGATATACGATCTAAGCTATATTCTTGCATGGATGAGATCTACAAGGCCCCATTTGCGGAAGTGACATCCTTAAAGGTTTCTGGGCCAGAAGAGAACTTCACATATAATGTAAAAGTTAGTGAGTGGAGGAAAAATGGTCATGGGAAAGAGCTTCACAAAACAATGCCAGGTGATCTGGTTTTCTTTTCAAATTGTAAGCCTGAGTATGTATCTGATTTACATAGGGATGGGAGAACATGTACTCTTGCATCAGTCATCAGTGTCACTGATGACGGTGATTTTATTGGGAACGATTCGTCAAATCAATTCATTGTCATTGCATCTAATGAGATAGATGTCAAAGAGGCGCATCATTCACTGTATCTGGTGTTCTTGACGAATTTATTGACTGAGAAAAGGATTTGGAACTCACTTCACAAATCCTGCAATGCTAAGATTGTCAAGGAAGCTATACGAACTAGTAGTGCTTTG AATCAAAAAATGGTGTTCAGCTACATTCA ATTGCTGTTtagtataatatgtttttatgtttttgattttgttattgttattaAGCAGGATGTTGAAGATTGCAAATTTTGCGCGCCTATGATGAATAGCCAGTTGGCTGCAGTATGTGATGATATTCATTCATCTGGGCTGAACCAATCCCAAAGTGATGCCATTGTCTCCTCAATTCTCCGAACCGACTGTTCGCACAAACCATCTATAGAACTTATATGGGGCCCTCCTGGGACTGGGAAGACTAAGACTATTAGTGTGTTTCTTTTTCACCTTTTGCATATGAAATGCAGGACACTTGTATGCACCCCAACAAATATAGCAATAAAAGAAATTGCTTCTAGGACACTAAGTTTACTGAAGGATTCGTGCGAGGAAACCTTCTTGCTTCCTCTCGGGGGATTGCTCTTGTTCGGGAATAATGATAGGCTGAAAGTGGATGGTAGTCTGGAAGATATCTATCTAGACTTTCGTGTTAAACGGCTTACTGAGTGCTTGGGTCCAATGACTGGGTGGAGGCATTGCTTGAACTCTACGAGTGATTTTCTCACAGATTGTGTTCCTCAGTACGAAGTTTACGTTGACAATGAGTTAAAACAAGCAAAAGAAGAAAGCAACAGAGAAAGGACATTATCATTCCTTGAGTTTGTTAGGAAAAGATTTACGAATACTGCTTCGAGTTTGAAAAGATGCATACTCACATTGTTTGCTCATTTACCTCAGAACTTTATTAACGAGCATAATAAACATGACACAAGAAGACTTCTGCATCTCATTGATCAATTAGAAGGACATTTATTTGATGATAATGTTTCACCAGAAGAATTAAAGAAGATTTTTTTACTGTTCAAAGAAATATCTTACGACTCTGATGAAGCAATATCCCTGTCACAAACAATGAGGAAGACTGCATCTGCTCTAAAAGACATTCATGGTTTTCTTCATAAACTTGAGCTTCCAAATGCCATGATTGAGGATTCAGTGAAGAAATTCTGCCTTAAATGGGCTTACTTAATTTTCTCTACTGCTTCGACCTCATATAAGTTGCATTCCCTGTCATTGGAACCTTTCAAAGTGTTAGTTATTGATGAGGCATCACAACTGAAAGAGTGTGAGTCAACTATACCACTTCAATTTCCTGGACTCATGCATGCAATACTTGTTGGTGATGAGCGTCAATTACCAGCTATGGTTACCAGCAAAGTAAGTTTTGTCACATGA